In Platichthys flesus chromosome 20, fPlaFle2.1, whole genome shotgun sequence, a single genomic region encodes these proteins:
- the qrfprb gene encoding pyroglutamylated RF-amide peptide receptor, producing MAAASTDSGQGATKITPEALQEMLRYYNLSRREFINTYNIQPLVYIPELPYSAKTTFVIMYAVIFVLALAGNTLVIYIVVKKRAIHTATDIFICSLAVSDLLITFFCVPFTLLQNISSEWFGGVLVCKTVPFVQTTAIVTGILTMTCIAIERYQGIVFPLKMRRQLSSKRAYKMLGLVWIASVIVGSPMLFVQQLEVKYDFLYDHYHVCCQESWHSVTHRQTYTTFIMVALFLLPLAAMLFLYTRIGIELWIRNRVGDSSVLNTMNHREISKISRKKKRAAKMMITIVLLFTICWAPFHTVHMLFEYYDLEKKYDGVTISMIIAVVQAIGFFNSFNNPIVYAFMNENFKKSCISTLSQCVRKHNQPGGAVVAPKVSVKFVKPQSREAFADSRAGHSSNQTAKDKGPSNALHRDRALEVIVEKISTVQTELPANSSSQVK from the exons ATGGCAGCGGCCTCCACAGACTCCGGCCAGGGCGCCACCAAGATCACCCCCGAagcgctgcaggagatgctgCGCTACTATAACCTGAGCCGCCGGGAGTTCATCAACACCTACAACATCCAGCCGCTCGTCTACATCCCCGAGTTGCCGTACAGCGCCAAGACCACCTTCGTGATCATGTACGCGGTGATCTTCGTGCTGGCGCTCGCGGGGAACACGCTGGTCATCTACATAGTGGTGAAGAAACGTGCGATCCACACGGCGACGGATATCTTCATCTGCTCCCTGGCGGTCAGCGACCTGCTCATCACTTTCTTCTGCGTCCCGTTCACCCTGCTGCAGAACATCTCCTCGGAGTGGTTCGGAG GGGTTCTGGTTTGCAAGACGGTTCCCTTTGTACAGACTACAGCCATAGTGACCGGCATCCTCACAATGACCTGCATTGCCATTGAGAGATACCAGGGCATTGTCTTTCCCCTGAAGATGAGGAGGCAGCTCTCGTCCAAACGAGCATACAAGATGCTAG GGCTCGTATGGATTGCCTCGGTGATCGTGGGCTCACCAatgctgtttgtgcagcagctcgAG GTGAAGTACGACTTCTTGTACGACCATTACCACGTGTGCTGCCAGGAGAGTTGGCACTCTGTGACCCACCGGCAGACGTACACCACCTTCATCATGGTGGCTCTGTTCCTGCTCCCCTTGGCCGCCATGCTGTTCCTCTACACGCGCATCGGGATCGAGCTGTGGATCCGCAACAGGGTGGGCGACTCCTCGGTCCTCAACACCATGAACCACAGGGAGATCAGCAAGATCTCCAG gaaaaagaaaagagccgCCAAAATGATGATCACCATCGTCCTGTTATTTACGATTTGCTGGGCACCGTTCCACACGGTCCACATGCTCTTTGAGTACT ATGACCTTGAGAAGAAATACGACGGAGTCACCATCAGCATGATCATCGCTGTGGTTCAGGCCATCGGGTTCTTCAACAGCTTCAACAATCCGATCGTGTACGCCTTCATGAACGAGAACTTCAAGAAGAGCTGCATCTCCACCCTCTCCCAGTGCGTCAGGAAGCACAACCAGCCGGGCGGCGCCGTGGTGGCTCCTAAAGTCAGCGTGAAGTTCGTCAAACCCCAAAGCAGGGAGGCGTTCGCAGATTCGCGGGCAGGACACAGCTCGAACCAGACCGCCAAGGACAAAGGCCCCTCGAATGCACTGCACAGAGACCGCGCCCTGGAAGTGATAgtagaaaagatctccaccgtCCAAACTGAGCTGCCTGCCAACAGCTCCTCCCAGGTCAAATGA